A region from the Thermoplasmatales archaeon genome encodes:
- a CDS encoding hypothetical protein (putative conserved protein), producing the protein MGNFVWFSSTSSFLKEVENPEFLSSLNDRFRASFRQEPSTELVNSWKTELNYLKRTLKGVKGSIILEYRIPGSGERADVVVISEGPEKNAVVLEMKGWKKANKQDSFIYETDQNPKKQVNPMYQLLNYVGKIRFTSSSGDSFRVDGRVVMYNVDRNTKEEIIVFKSEEGKLESYLKTLISTVDGNDNGHIFSSSTYRQNKALFSAIREHYQDLRQGAMETLANTGFGLYNDQLNIYNAVVEAIEKNESGEFLIEGGPGSGKTMIAIELLLRAQTLGKQSILCYRNNRMVESLRKLFASIDRGLDGVIKYFSTGRPNNPGVAEKGWNSKLNLAIFDEAQRMTLENIQLAGRAASVSVFFFDERQILSSGEQGTLENFRKVYPNATHMKLKGLYRNGLEYGEFVEDLLNSKLEFSELNDYEIRYFSDLKDMIQELRSLQSRGRTAIIASFTESKGDGKDRKSVENVRVGYPLSSGFNLYKDSGITIKWLMDPKKEYAPFWVDGQSNTLKTCASVYGSQGFEADYVGVVWGRDLVWRGKRFELGDNCEDSPGGANSLRKIFIKGKMGDKEAYELARKLLINRYRILLTRGIKGTLVFCEDAETAEFLHSTIDHIRTTTVR; encoded by the coding sequence ATGGGAAATTTTGTTTGGTTCTCTTCCACGTCTAGTTTTTTGAAAGAAGTAGAGAATCCAGAGTTCCTTTCATCCCTGAACGATAGATTTCGTGCATCGTTTCGACAGGAACCTTCCACTGAGCTAGTAAACTCCTGGAAAACTGAGCTTAACTATTTAAAGAGAACTCTTAAAGGTGTAAAAGGGTCTATAATACTTGAGTACAGGATCCCTGGGAGCGGAGAAAGAGCCGATGTGGTAGTTATTTCAGAGGGCCCGGAAAAAAATGCTGTGGTACTTGAAATGAAGGGATGGAAGAAGGCAAACAAACAAGACTCTTTTATTTATGAAACCGACCAGAATCCAAAAAAACAGGTGAATCCCATGTATCAACTTCTCAACTACGTTGGAAAAATACGCTTCACAAGTTCATCCGGAGACTCATTCAGAGTAGATGGCAGGGTGGTAATGTACAACGTAGATCGCAACACCAAAGAAGAGATTATAGTCTTCAAATCAGAAGAAGGAAAATTGGAGAGCTATCTCAAAACTCTCATATCAACCGTGGACGGAAACGATAATGGGCACATATTTTCTAGTTCAACATACAGACAGAACAAAGCATTATTCTCTGCGATAAGGGAACATTATCAGGACTTGAGACAAGGTGCAATGGAAACGTTAGCAAACACAGGTTTTGGCCTTTATAATGATCAACTCAACATTTATAATGCAGTGGTCGAAGCCATTGAGAAGAATGAAAGCGGAGAGTTCCTAATAGAAGGTGGGCCTGGTTCAGGCAAGACGATGATTGCCATAGAGCTTCTCCTCAGGGCCCAGACCCTGGGCAAACAGAGCATCCTTTGCTATAGGAACAACAGAATGGTGGAATCTCTCCGTAAACTATTTGCATCTATCGATAGAGGACTTGATGGAGTGATAAAGTATTTCTCCACTGGAAGGCCTAATAATCCTGGTGTGGCAGAGAAAGGATGGAATAGTAAGCTAAACCTGGCAATTTTTGACGAAGCCCAAAGAATGACACTGGAAAACATTCAACTAGCAGGCAGAGCTGCAAGTGTCTCAGTATTCTTTTTTGACGAAAGGCAGATATTGAGCAGCGGAGAACAGGGAACATTGGAAAACTTCAGGAAAGTGTATCCTAATGCTACCCACATGAAGTTGAAAGGGCTTTACAGAAATGGCCTCGAATATGGAGAGTTTGTGGAAGATCTACTTAATTCCAAGTTGGAATTCTCAGAGCTGAATGATTACGAAATTAGATATTTTAGCGACTTGAAAGACATGATTCAGGAATTGAGGAGTCTACAGAGCAGGGGAAGAACAGCGATCATAGCTTCCTTCACCGAATCTAAAGGGGACGGTAAGGATAGGAAGTCTGTTGAAAATGTGAGAGTGGGTTATCCTCTCAGCTCCGGTTTCAATCTCTATAAGGATTCTGGAATTACAATAAAATGGCTTATGGACCCGAAGAAGGAGTACGCCCCTTTTTGGGTTGACGGACAGTCCAACACACTGAAAACATGTGCATCTGTTTACGGTAGCCAAGGATTTGAGGCAGATTATGTTGGTGTTGTATGGGGAAGGGACCTTGTCTGGAGAGGCAAAAGATTTGAGTTAGGAGACAATTGCGAAGATTCACCCGGCGGAGCAAACAGTCTCAGGAAAATATTTATCAAGGGAAAGATGGGTGATAAGGAAGCTTATGAACTTGCAAGAAAACTGCTCATAAACAGATACAGGATTCTGCTTACCAGAGGCATCAAAGGGACGCTAGTTTTTTGTGAGGATGCCGAAACCGCGGAATTCCTTCATAGTACAATTGACCACATCAGGACAACTACGGTGAGGTAG
- a CDS encoding transporter, basic amino acid/polyamine antiporter (APA) family, giving the protein MSEALTTENSDSELTRHLSFRDVFFLSFGGMSPLLSLLTYGAVALAYGGLLSPLIMMIGTLLVLINGLVVMQLSKRFKTSGGYYTYAFQVLSERVGFSTGWVYLFYSLLFGLAYVVGAVYVVTLVFGFSTYITLLAIVLPASFFLIIGIKPSAKYAIYTGIAEIGLILVIVYISFYLTGGATYVPNPISHHISAGALALGILFAMGIPTGYGAIAPISGEIKNPEKVVGRSAISVILTGGLLASLFIYSISNLLFQKGIENILGQSGLPILSILSGHFSYFSRYVIFAVSIAAINDGILAILSFGSAASRTIFRMGYDRTFPSVFAGKMRGQPINANITVSVLIILIPFIMLHFLPAYSTFIILGTIASLAGLFIHVMAGASLLRVGIRRGRRLVLRGKKGLFQFMVGYKEVFLAGTAAIITSVELVYSAFSTLIIYSTLFLVWIVAGYVIMDIRDIVMRTPYAAKLTRGEVSVAGQFKDLTSLKIRNALPDVVVRLDDSVEAVIEKCVAMDSPGAVVIDQRSVPTGTLILRDVFMLSENELKKMKVRDLWLERPVTISKESDVTDIIRTFKESRIPILSIVDLQGKFAGTVREREVIMALGGLGQIQNRTTNP; this is encoded by the coding sequence ATGAGCGAGGCCCTTACTACCGAAAATTCAGACTCTGAACTCACAAGGCATCTTTCTTTCAGAGACGTTTTCTTTCTCTCATTTGGAGGTATGTCCCCCCTTTTGAGTCTTTTGACTTATGGTGCAGTAGCTCTTGCGTATGGTGGTTTGCTCTCCCCTTTGATAATGATGATAGGTACGTTGCTTGTTTTGATCAACGGTCTAGTGGTGATGCAACTGTCCAAAAGATTCAAAACTTCAGGAGGCTACTACACCTATGCATTTCAGGTACTATCAGAAAGAGTGGGATTCAGTACGGGTTGGGTCTATTTGTTCTATTCCCTGCTCTTCGGACTTGCCTATGTGGTCGGGGCTGTTTACGTAGTAACACTGGTCTTCGGGTTTTCAACATACATAACGTTACTTGCTATTGTTTTGCCGGCATCTTTCTTCCTGATTATTGGAATAAAGCCCTCAGCAAAGTATGCGATTTACACAGGTATAGCTGAAATCGGCCTTATTCTGGTAATTGTGTACATATCGTTTTACCTAACTGGCGGTGCTACCTATGTCCCAAACCCAATTTCCCACCATATATCCGCGGGCGCTCTGGCTCTCGGCATTCTCTTTGCCATGGGTATCCCCACTGGATATGGTGCGATTGCCCCCATTTCAGGCGAAATAAAGAACCCTGAAAAAGTTGTCGGAAGGTCAGCAATTTCGGTTATCCTTACAGGTGGTCTCCTTGCCTCCCTTTTCATCTATTCCATTTCAAACCTGCTGTTTCAGAAAGGCATTGAGAATATTCTGGGGCAATCCGGCCTACCTATCCTTTCCATCCTGTCTGGGCATTTTTCATATTTCAGTAGGTACGTGATCTTTGCTGTATCCATTGCTGCAATCAACGATGGAATACTTGCAATACTGTCATTCGGTTCTGCTGCCTCAAGAACCATTTTCAGGATGGGCTATGACAGAACGTTCCCGTCGGTCTTTGCCGGGAAGATGAGAGGCCAGCCAATTAACGCAAATATTACCGTTTCCGTCCTGATAATCCTGATTCCGTTCATCATGCTTCATTTCCTCCCGGCATATTCCACATTCATAATTTTAGGTACAATAGCATCTCTGGCTGGGCTCTTCATACATGTCATGGCCGGGGCATCTCTGCTGAGAGTAGGAATCCGGCGGGGAAGGAGACTCGTCCTCAGGGGCAAAAAAGGTCTTTTTCAGTTCATGGTGGGTTACAAGGAAGTTTTTCTTGCAGGAACGGCAGCGATAATCACATCCGTAGAATTGGTTTATTCTGCATTTTCCACTCTTATCATTTACTCAACTCTTTTTCTTGTATGGATTGTGGCCGGTTATGTGATCATGGATATACGTGATATAGTGATGAGAACACCTTACGCTGCGAAACTTACAAGAGGCGAGGTCTCGGTTGCAGGACAGTTCAAGGACCTTACGAGTCTTAAAATCAGGAATGCCCTCCCGGATGTGGTCGTCAGACTGGATGATTCCGTTGAGGCGGTGATTGAAAAGTGCGTTGCGATGGATTCCCCTGGAGCGGTGGTCATAGATCAAAGGTCAGTACCTACAGGGACGCTCATCTTGAGGGACGTTTTCATGCTGTCCGAAAATGAACTGAAAAAGATGAAGGTCAGAGATCTCTGGCTGGAACGGCCTGTAACCATCAGCAAGGAAAGTGATGTTACGGACATAATAAGGACATTCAAGGAGAGCAGGATCCCAATCCTATCCATTGTAGATCTTCAGGGGAAGTTTGCAGGAACGGTCCGGGAAAGAGAAGTGATCATGGCGCTGGGAGGACTCGGGCAGATTCAAAACAGAACTACAAATCCATGA
- a CDS encoding putative tyrosine recombinase XerC-like protein: protein MCPSPKHQHTQSLSTVKNEKYREVPLFPSVKDAFQKYLTFRQALIEKTNKNTRSLMVTQYGKPVTDIGGHNIIDRIAKRAGIPFSPHRARRFYGGYLWENGLKPELIQQLLGHESVGTTMIFIQADAEDAFSEVRKYMKKLDFRVPQGKVVKEMVCYNLNYIVCSGRALDTMMHFSDEHHVTPG, encoded by the coding sequence ATGTGTCCATCCCCAAAACATCAACATACACAGTCATTATCGACAGTGAAGAATGAGAAATACAGAGAAGTTCCTTTATTCCCAAGCGTCAAGGATGCATTCCAGAAGTATCTCACATTCAGGCAGGCTTTGATTGAGAAGACCAACAAAAACACCAGGTCATTGATGGTAACTCAATATGGAAAACCCGTAACGGATATTGGAGGCCATAACATCATTGACAGGATCGCAAAGAGAGCTGGCATCCCATTTTCGCCACACAGGGCAAGGAGATTCTATGGGGGATATCTGTGGGAAAATGGTCTGAAGCCTGAGCTTATTCAGCAACTCCTAGGTCATGAAAGCGTCGGAACCACAATGATTTTCATTCAGGCAGATGCTGAAGACGCATTTTCAGAGGTTAGAAAATACATGAAGAAACTGGATTTTAGAGTGCCCCAGGGAAAGGTGGTGAAAGAAATGGTCTGTTACAACCTGAACTACATTGTATGCTCCGGTCGGGCGTTAGACACCATGATGCACTTCTCGGATGAACACCATGTTACCCCTGGGTGA